Genomic DNA from Nostoc sp. ATCC 53789:
AGACCGTGAACTGTGGCAGCGAGTTGAGCGAGCTAGTGAACAAAGAGCTAATCAATTGGGACTTTAAAAGCGTTGAGAATGTAGGGCTATGCATAAATATGAATTTTTCGCCTAATTTTTATGAGCTTACTTCTGAATTGGCGAAAAATTCTTGTGGCAGCGTCTGCTTTTAATTTAGTCGATTTTAAGATAAGCTTTGTTGATTGATAAGTCACTATAGATTGCAAAAATACATCGTCATGAGTCAGGGTGTATATCCAAACAATTGGAAACAAATTGCAACAGCGCTAAAAGCTGACTGTGATTGGCGTTGTACTAAATGTGGTAAGGTCTGCTTACGTCCTGGGGAAAAACCACCTGATTGGACAAAATCCCAGCGCAAAGCTCATACACTTCAGGTACATCACTGGAATTGTGACCCTGGTGACAATCGGCTGGAGAACTTGGCTTGCCTGTGTAGTGGCTGTCACCTTTATTACCATCGATTTGGACGCGGAAATATTTCTCCTGGACAGTTGTCACTGTTTGCCCAAAAGAAAGTTAGCTAAAATTTGACCGATTGCAGATGTGAGCGCTCACGCTTTTTGAGCATTGTTAATTTTCATTGATGCTATAAATTTATTCCTTTTTCCTTTCTTAATAATAAGGTAGTGATGCTAGATTTCCTTTATTTGCAAGGTGACTTATGAACAAAGGCGAACTAGTCGATGCTGTAGCAGCGGAGGCCAACGTCACAAAAAAGCAAGCCGATAAAATTCAATGGTCTTTAACACAGCGAGATGTTAATTTGATTGAATTACTGATGCCTATATGGTCATGGTTTTACCGTTACTATTTTCAAGTAAAAACTGATGGATGGCATCACATACCAACAGAAGGAAAAGTCTTACTGGTTGGTTCCCATAATGGCGGAATGGCTTCTCCAGATTTAGTAATGATGATGTATGATTGGTTTTCTAGATTTGGAACAGAGCGTTTGGTGTATGGTCTAATGCACCCTTATGCTTGGAAAGTGAGTCCAGAGATAGCCCAATTAGCTCAGAAAGTTGGAGCGATTGTTGCACATCCAAAGATGGCCAGTGCAGCTTTTGAGATGGGGGCTAGCGTTCTGGTGTATCCGGGAGGACAATATGATATGTTTCGTCCTCATAGCCAACGCTATAAAATTAATTTTGCTGAGAATAAGGGCTTTGTCAAGCTGGCTTTAAAACAAGAAGTTCCAATTATTCCAGTGATTTCTGTAGGCGCTCATGATACGTTGATTGTTTTATGTGATTGCTATGCAAAAGTCAAACAACTACATGAGTTAGGATTGCCGTGGCTTTATCAAATAGACCCAGGAATTTTCCCAATTTATTTAGGTTTACCTTGGGGCTTGTCTATTGGGCCTCTGCCTAATATTCCTCTACCTGTGCAGATTCATACTCGTGTATGCCGTCCAATTACTTTTGAAAGATATGGTCAAGATGCAGCTAAGGATCGTAATTATGTGAATGCTTGTTATGAATTAGTTCATAACCAAATGCAAGAAGAGCTAAATCAATTGGTTATAGATACTCAAAAATCCCCATAAAATCAAAATATTAAAAAAAACTCGGAGAAAAATATGTAAACAATTTGGGAAAACCTTATTTATAGAAACTGCATAAAAACAAGCTTTAAGAACAGTTACATCAGTGAGATAGTAATCCTATCACTGGCTAATTCTCCGATTTAGCTGCAAATCCAGGTTAAGACTACGGATTCTGCCGAAGCCCTAACAACCTTGTGGAACATAAAACTGCAAGGGTAGCGGATGTAGAGCAATATTTAAAAGTCAAAAGTTTAAATGGGGGCACATCTACCCTCATTTTCAAGATGGATATCAAGTAAGCGTGCGTTAGAATTGAAGTAATGGCAACTTGATTGATTTGAAGCTAGATTAAAGAATCGAGGGTAAAAGTTGCTCACAGGGCAAAGTTTAATAATTGGGTCATTAATAAGTTGTTTATACAGCATTTGTGATCAGCGATAAAAGTACTGTATGCAAACGGTTTAACCCCAAAATAGCGATGTAGAGTTTAATATTTGCAGGTGTTAAAAGTATGGCTAAGGTAACAATTTCTATTGGGCTAACTGATGCAGAAGTCAAAGCCTTATCAGCAATGCAGATTTCGGAAAATGAGTCATTAAATCACACAGCAACAAGATTGCTCCAGGGAATATTGGGACAGTCAAAAACTGGGCTGGCATTATCTAATGGTGATGAGATTAAGGAAATAGTTAAGCAAGAAGTAAATGTTTTAGCTG
This window encodes:
- a CDS encoding HNH endonuclease, with translation MSQGVYPNNWKQIATALKADCDWRCTKCGKVCLRPGEKPPDWTKSQRKAHTLQVHHWNCDPGDNRLENLACLCSGCHLYYHRFGRGNISPGQLSLFAQKKVS
- a CDS encoding lysophospholipid acyltransferase family protein — encoded protein: MPIWSWFYRYYFQVKTDGWHHIPTEGKVLLVGSHNGGMASPDLVMMMYDWFSRFGTERLVYGLMHPYAWKVSPEIAQLAQKVGAIVAHPKMASAAFEMGASVLVYPGGQYDMFRPHSQRYKINFAENKGFVKLALKQEVPIIPVISVGAHDTLIVLCDCYAKVKQLHELGLPWLYQIDPGIFPIYLGLPWGLSIGPLPNIPLPVQIHTRVCRPITFERYGQDAAKDRNYVNACYELVHNQMQEELNQLVIDTQKSP